TATTCAGAATAAAAATAAGTATAAGAAAATTTAATATCTGGATTCCCAGTGAATAGTCGATACTGACCACTACATGTCACCTCATGTTTTATATACTGCAAAAAAATGTCCAGTAGTTAGATACTTAAATGCATTGGCTTATCTTGCAGGCAAATTTTATGTGCGGGCTCTACCCTATTATCTTTACGCTGTCAAGAAAAAAAGGAAATATAGGACGTTTTCCGTATTTATTCCTGAAGATTGGCCAGGAACTGGAATCAGCTTGACCCTAAGCGTTTGTCTTTGATAATCTTGGAGACGGGCTAGAAAGGTGGGTTGCATTATCGGGGGACTCAATTCCTGTCTTCCGATATGAAAAGGCCCCCTAAGGAGAGAACAAATGATTCAAGACTTTCATGACAAAACCGCCGTACTGACAGGCGCCGGCTCGGGATTCGGGCTCGAGTGCGCTCGTATTGGCGCCAGGCTGGGCATGAACCTGGTGTTGGTGGATGTGCAAAAGGACGCTCTGGACAAAGCCGCTGACGAGATGCGGGCTGCCGGAGCGCCCGTGCTTGCGCGCCGGATCGACGTATCGAGCGCCGGGCAGATGGAGAGCCTGGCGCAGGAGGTGATGCAGCGCTTTGGCGCCCCGCACTTCGTATTCAACAATGCGGGCGTCGGTTCGGGTGGCCTGGTGTGGGAAAACTCGGTAAAGGACTGGGAATGGGTACTGGGCGTCAACCTCTGGGGCGTGATTCATGGAGTGCGACTGTTCACCCCGCTGATGCTTGCTGCGGCCAAAGCAGACCCGACTTACCGAGGCCATATCGTCAATACCGCCAGCATGGCCGGGTTGCTCACCCCGCCAATCATGGGGGTTTACAACGTGAGCAAACATGCAGTGGTGAGCCTGTCCGAAACCCTCTACCAGGATCTGAAGCTGGTGAGCGATCAGGTCAGCGCCAGTGTGCTGTGCCCGT
This DNA window, taken from Syntrophobacterales bacterium, encodes the following:
- a CDS encoding SDR family oxidoreductase yields the protein MIQDFHDKTAVLTGAGSGFGLECARIGARLGMNLVLVDVQKDALDKAADEMRAAGAPVLARRIDVSSAGQMESLAQEVMQRFGAPHFVFNNAGVGSGGLVWENSVKDWEWVLGVNLWGVIHGVRLFTPLMLAAAKADPTYRGHIVNTASMAGLLTPPIMGVYNVSKHAVVSLSETLYQDLKLVSDQVSASVLCPYFVPTNITQSQRNRPAALTGEPLTHSQLIGQAMSEKAVSSGKVTAAQVAQMVFDAISADRFYIFSHPKAMENVRLRMDCIVEQRNPADPFAELPAIGAALRAQLRF